Proteins co-encoded in one Cytophaga hutchinsonii ATCC 33406 genomic window:
- the nirD gene encoding nitrite reductase small subunit NirD encodes MNNVTTTLTDTTWYKAGTITDVPENGGACAMIQGKQIAIFNFTRRDEWFATDNLCPHKQQMILSRGMIGDMSEEPKVACPFHKKSFSLKDGHCMSGDDYTIKTYPIKVEDGLIFIGLNE; translated from the coding sequence ATGAACAATGTAACAACAACTCTTACAGATACTACCTGGTATAAAGCCGGAACTATTACAGACGTACCTGAAAACGGCGGCGCATGTGCCATGATACAAGGAAAACAGATTGCAATATTTAATTTTACGCGCCGCGATGAATGGTTTGCAACGGATAATCTTTGTCCGCATAAACAGCAGATGATTCTTTCCCGTGGAATGATTGGTGACATGAGTGAAGAACCTAAAGTAGCCTGTCCCTTTCATAAAAAATCATTTTCATTAAAAGATGGTCATTGTATGTCGGGTGATGACTATACTATAAAGACCTATCCAATCAAAGTAGAAGACGGTTTAATTTTTATTGGCCTGAATGAATAA
- the moaCB gene encoding bifunctional molybdenum cofactor biosynthesis protein MoaC/MoaB, translating to MRDISGKQITLRTATGIGMVTCSASTVDHIKNDTLPKGNMFDVARAAAFLAAKNTSQLIPHCHPVGIDGMSVEFEILDPVKHQQELAIPLDGLYGVVIRSEIKSIGRTGIEIEALTGISIAALTVYDLLKNIDKHLSIGPIRLLEKTGGKSGQKYFNTPPKCAVLVCSDSTFEGKREDRSGKKIIEILNEHGITAAAYDIVPDERIHIQEKIRAWVNEDYAYIFTTGGTGLGPRDKTVEAVKELLERDADGIAEAMRVYGQMRTPLAMMSRAVAGAINETLIVTLPGSSNGVRECLEAIMPAVFHARKMMKGGGH from the coding sequence ATGCGTGACATCAGCGGAAAACAGATTACTCTACGTACAGCAACAGGCATCGGCATGGTTACCTGTTCGGCCTCAACGGTTGATCACATAAAAAACGATACCTTACCCAAAGGCAATATGTTTGATGTTGCGCGTGCGGCTGCATTTTTAGCCGCAAAAAATACATCACAGCTTATTCCGCATTGCCACCCGGTGGGTATAGATGGCATGTCTGTTGAATTTGAAATTCTTGATCCTGTAAAACATCAGCAAGAATTAGCCATTCCGCTGGATGGCTTATATGGTGTTGTGATCCGTTCAGAAATAAAATCAATCGGCAGAACAGGTATTGAGATTGAAGCCTTAACGGGTATTTCAATTGCAGCCTTAACGGTATATGACCTGTTAAAAAACATTGATAAGCATTTAAGCATTGGCCCTATCCGTTTGCTTGAAAAAACAGGTGGAAAAAGCGGACAGAAATATTTCAATACACCGCCTAAATGCGCCGTATTGGTTTGTTCCGATTCTACTTTTGAAGGTAAACGCGAAGACCGTTCCGGAAAAAAAATAATCGAAATCTTAAACGAACATGGCATCACTGCTGCAGCCTATGATATTGTACCTGATGAGCGGATTCATATTCAGGAAAAAATACGTGCTTGGGTAAACGAAGATTATGCTTATATCTTTACTACCGGAGGCACGGGTCTGGGGCCAAGAGATAAAACGGTTGAAGCGGTAAAAGAATTATTGGAACGTGATGCAGACGGTATCGCCGAAGCAATGCGTGTGTACGGACAAATGCGTACGCCGCTGGCGATGATGTCCAGAGCGGTTGCCGGTGCAATCAATGAAACACTCATTGTTACCTTACCCGGCAGCAGCAATGGTGTGCGCGAATGCCTGGAAGCAATTATGCCGGCCGTATTTCACGCCCGCAAAATGATGAAAGGCGGAGGGCATTAA